The Streptomyces achromogenes genome window below encodes:
- a CDS encoding SCO family protein, whose amino-acid sequence MRKKTFAVAALFAATLTLSACGSDDGTSPVAVVSEEGKQQAATVLDQPFAKPALVLTDTRGAAYDLRKETDGHPTLVYFGYTNCPDVCPLTMSNIAVAKKQLPKAEQDELRVVFVTTDPDRDTPAALGAWLKGIDPQVVGLTGKFATIQAAARSLGISVEAPHKDKNGKIVSTHGTQVVAFSPKTNGGYLLYGENAKVDDYIKDLPKIIKGENP is encoded by the coding sequence ATGCGCAAGAAGACATTCGCCGTGGCCGCGCTGTTCGCCGCCACCCTCACCCTTTCCGCCTGCGGCAGCGACGACGGCACGAGCCCCGTGGCCGTGGTCTCCGAGGAGGGCAAGCAGCAGGCCGCGACCGTGCTCGACCAGCCCTTCGCCAAGCCCGCCCTGGTCCTCACCGACACCCGGGGCGCAGCGTACGACCTCCGCAAGGAGACGGACGGCCACCCGACGCTGGTCTACTTCGGCTACACCAACTGCCCGGACGTCTGCCCGCTGACGATGAGCAACATCGCCGTCGCCAAGAAGCAGCTGCCCAAGGCGGAGCAGGACGAGCTGCGCGTCGTGTTCGTCACCACGGACCCGGACCGCGACACCCCGGCCGCGCTCGGCGCCTGGCTGAAGGGCATCGATCCCCAGGTCGTCGGTCTCACCGGGAAGTTCGCGACGATCCAGGCCGCCGCCCGCTCGCTCGGCATCTCCGTCGAGGCGCCGCACAAGGACAAGAACGGCAAGATCGTCTCCACCCACGGCACCCAGGTCGTCGCCTTCTCCCCGAAGACGAACGGCGGCTACCTGCTGTACGGCGAGAACGCCAAGGTCGACGACTACATCAAGGACCTACCCAAGATCATCAAGGGCGAGAACCCGTGA
- a CDS encoding copper chaperone PCu(A)C, with protein MRVGRTRSGRAGRARSLAASCAVVAGTLLLAGCGSDADGRAELSVRDAYIPQPVSATMAAGFLTVVNKGDAKDELTSVTSTAAGSVTLHETVGTSMEEVASLDVPAHGQLVFKSGGNHLMFEMLKSKPVQGAKVTVELHFASSDPLEVEIPVKSATYDPTTGH; from the coding sequence ATGAGGGTCGGCCGGACAAGGTCCGGCCGGGCGGGGCGGGCGCGGTCGCTCGCCGCGTCCTGCGCGGTCGTCGCCGGGACGCTGCTGCTGGCGGGGTGCGGATCGGACGCGGACGGCCGGGCGGAACTGTCCGTCCGTGACGCCTACATTCCGCAGCCCGTCTCCGCCACCATGGCGGCCGGTTTCCTGACCGTCGTCAACAAGGGCGACGCGAAGGACGAGCTGACGTCCGTCACCAGCACCGCGGCGGGCAGCGTCACCCTCCACGAGACCGTCGGGACGTCGATGGAGGAGGTCGCCTCCCTCGACGTCCCCGCGCACGGTCAACTCGTGTTCAAGAGCGGCGGAAACCACCTGATGTTCGAGATGCTGAAGAGCAAGCCGGTGCAGGGCGCGAAGGTGACCGTCGAACTCCACTTCGCCTCGTCCGACCCTCTCGAGGTCGAGATCCCGGTGAAATCCGCCACGTACGACCCGACGACCGGCCACTGA